TGGATCAGTTCTCCGCGCCGGAACCGGCCCATGCCTGCCGCGCCGGCCAGGGGCGAGACGGCGGCGACCGGGGCGGAGTCGCCCAGGTCCGAGGGCGAGGCCAGGCGGGCCAGGGGCTCGGGCCGGGCCGGCCGGGACAGCCAGGCGGGGGGAGGAGCCCGGGCCGCCTCCGGCGCCGTCGCGGCCTGTCCCAGCACCTCGGGGTCCTCTCCGAACCGCCGGTAGCCGAAGTCTTCCCCGGCGATCCGCCGGAACCGGCCGGCCAGGCGGACGGCGAAGACCGCGTCCATCACACCCCACCAGCCCGGCGGGTTGTCGGAGGACCGGTTGCCCGGCATGGCCCCGCAGACGATCAGCCGGTCCCGGGCCCGGGTCAGGGCCACATAGAGGAGCCGCTGGAGCTCCTGGTCCGCGGCGGCCTTGCGCAGCGCCCGGGCGTCGGTCTGGGCCTGGCAGTCGTCGTTCTTGGCGCCCAGCCAAAGGAAGGTCCCGTCCCCGGCCCGCGCCAGCCCGGCGCCATCGGAGTCGCTGAAGGTGGTGTCGGGCAGGATGATGACCGGGGCCTCAAGCCCCTTGGCCCCGTGGGCCGTCATCACGCGGACCTCGTCGGCGGCCTCGGCCTCCGTCTCCCGCTTGACGTCCACCTTCAGGCTGTCGAGGGCGGCGGCGAAGGCCTCGAGGTCGCGGACGCCGCTCTGCTCGAGCTCAAGGGTCTTCTCAAGGAAGACGCCCAGGGCCTCCTCGGCCTCACGGCCCAGCCGGGTCAGCAGCCTCTGTCGCTGGGTGCGCCCACAGGGCCCCGCGGACTCCAGCCGGCCGACGATGAAGTCGTAAGGCGACTGGCCTGCGGCGGCCAGGACGGGCGCCAGGACCTGGCGCGCCTGCGCCCACTCTGTCCGGCCGGCGTCGGGCGCCCCCGCCTGGGTCCGCGCCATCAGCGCATCCCAGAGGCGGGTCTCCGGGCGCTGGTAGGCGAGCGCGTACAGGCTCTCGTCGCTGACGTCGCAGAATGGGCTGCGAAGCAGGGCGGCCAGGGTCAGGTCATCCCCCGGATAGAGGGCGAAGCGGACCATGGCCCGCAGGTCGTCGAACAGGATGTGCTCGGCCAGCTTCAGCCGGTCGGCGCCGCCGACGGGAACGCCCTGGCGCTTGAGCTCCAGGATGACCTCATCGAACAGTCGTCCGCGACGCCGGACCAGGATCAGGAAATCCCCCCAGCGGGCGGGGCGCTTCCCGCCGGACTTCTTGTCGCCGACGGCCTCGCCCCGGGTGACGATCCCGGCGATCTCGCGTGCGATCCGCCGCGCCAGTTCACGGGACGCCGAGTCCCGGTCGGGCGTATCCGGTGGGGCTTCCCAGGCCTTCCGTTCGGTCTTCTCGGGGGGTTCGACCAGGTCCCACAGGTCGATGCAGCCATCGTCCTCGCGCCGGGCCTCATGGCGGAGGGTTGCGTCCGGGTCCGCCCTTCCGGTCATCAGGCCCTGGCTGAGGTCCGGGTCGGCATAGACGGCGTCGACAAAGCCCAGGACCTGCCGGGTCGACCGCCAGGAAACCGCCAGTTCGATCCGCTCGAAGGCCGCGCCGGCCGCAAGGGCTCGCTGGCTGTGATGTCCGAACTCCAGCTCCAGCCGCTCGGGCGAGGCGCCCTGGAAGGAATAGATCGACTGCTTCTGGTCCCCGACCACGAAGAGGCTGCGGCGTAGCGCGCCTTCCTTCCCGGCCTGTCCGGCGCCGGCGAAGAAATCCTCGGTCAGCTGCCGCAGGATGGACCACTGGGCGGGAGAGGTGTCCTGGGCCTCGTCCACGAGCACATGGGCCAGTCCCTGGTCGAGCTTGAAGAGCACCCAGGCGGCCATCTGGGAGTCTCGAGTCAGGGCCAGGGTCCTGTCGATCAGGTCCCCGAAGTCCAGCTTCCCGGAATGGGCCTTCTCGATGGCGTAGGCGGTGAGCCAGGCCTCGGCGAGCAACAGGATGTCCAGGGTCCGGCGACCCGCCTCCGCCGCCCGTCGCCGCATCTCCAGCCCGACCAGGCGCTCGGCCTCCGCCTGCAGGAGCTCGACGATGTGCGGAAATCTCTTCAGGTTCGGTGAGCTGGCCGGCCAGGTCTTGACGGTCCAGGTCTTGGTGACCAGCAGGCCTCGGACGGCCTCGAAGTCAGGCTTCCCAGCGCAAGCCCGGAGTTTCCCGGCGTCGGCGACTTCGCCCTTGGACGTCTTGGACTGGGACATCGCGTCTGCGATGGCCAGCCAGGTCTCGGGCGAGGGCCCTGCCGACATGTCCTCCAGCTCGGCGCGGGCCGCGTCCGGGTCGAGGGGCTCCGGCGATCCGGCGAGGGTGGTCCAGACGACGGCTTCCAGCCCCCCCGCCGCCCCGGCGCTGTCGATGGCCGCCCTCAGCTCGCCCGCCCGGGCGGTGAAGTCGTCGAACAGGGACTCAAAGGCGTCGAAGGCCATGTCGACTGACAGCCGGGCATAGGCCTCGGCGATGCGGCCCTCACCCTTCAGGACCTGCAGGGCCAGGCCCAGTCGCGCGGACTTCGCCAGCTGGGCGGCGGCCAGGTCGTCGAGCACCTCGAACCCTGGGGAAATCCCCGCCTCCAGGGGAAAACGCCGGAGCAGCTTCTCGCAGAAGGCGTGCAGGGTCTGGATCCGCAGGCCGCCGGGGGTCTCCAGGGCGCGGGCGAACAGGGCCCGGGCGGCGGAGAGCTCCTCGGCCCCGTAGTCCGACGACGCCCGGCCCTCGAGGTCGGCGAGCTGCACCCGCAGTTCGGGATCCTTACGGACCGACCAGTCGCCGAGGAGCTCGAACAGGCGGTTCTGCATCTCGGCGGCGGCGGCCTTGGTGTAGGTGACGCACAGGATCTCGTCCGGCGAGGCGCCGGCCAGCAACAGGCGCGCCACCCGGTCGATCAGGGTCTTGGTCTTGCCGGACCCGGCGTTGGCCGTGACGAAGGCCGAGAGGCGGGGGTTCGCGGCCCGGGCCTGGGGGCTGACAGGGTCGGTCGTCATGTTTCGGCCTCCCCCCCGATCGAGGTCCATTCCCGCACCCGGGCGAGATGGTCGTAGTCGCTGGCGTAGAGCTTCACGCTCGCGGGCGCGGTCCGGGACAGGTAGGTCGTGGCCGGGTCATCGAAGCGGGCGATCACCGCCTTGAGGCCCTCCAGCGCGGCGGCGACTGCGTCCGATGGCGCCTCCTTCTCGCCCAGGGCGCTCTTGATGACGCCCGCCGGTCGCCGGCCTGTCACCTGGACGTAGGCCAGTTCCTCCGGCCGCAGGACGCCGAGGCTTGCGAACCCGCCCGACATCAGGATGGCGCCCGAAAGGGTGAGCTGGGGGGAGAAGCCCGCCGCCACCATCTTGGTCGAGGGCGGGGCGCCCGTCTTGTAGTCGAGGATGCGCCCGACCGCCCCGGGACCGATCTCGATCCGGTCGGCCTTGGCGGTGAAGGTGAAGGCCCCCCCGGGGGACATGAAGCTGTGGGCGCCCTCCTGCTCGACCACGATCCGCCGGCCGTCCGACCGGCGTTCACGCTCGGTCGCGACCATCCAGCTGGCGATCTCCCGGGAGAGGGCCGTTTCCCGGGCGAGCCCCGACGGGTCCATGCCCTGGTCCGCCAGGGCCTTCAGGTAGAGGGCGTCGAGGTGGGCCTCGGCCGTGTCGGGAAGGGCGCCGGGATAGGCCTCCACGAAGGCCTCAAGGGCCGAATGGATGGCCGTGCCCCGCAGGCGGACATCGATGGGGGCGTCCGGCCGGTCCATGGGGTAGAGCCTCAGTATGTCCCTCGCCCAGACGGCGTAGGGGTCCCGCACCAGGGTCTCGATCCGCGTCACTGCGAGCTTGCGGGGACGCGCCGCAAGGGGCGGGCGGGGCGCAGGCCGGGGGGCTGGGGCGAAGGCGCCGGGCGCATCCGCCGCGTCGGCGAGGGTCTCAAGGTCCGGACGGCCCGGCAGGACCAGGCCCGCACCCTTGGCCAGGGTCCGGAGCCGCCAGAGCCAGCGCGATTCCAGGGCCGGGGCGCCTCGCCGACGCCGGGCGTGCAGAAGGAAGACCTCGGGCGCGCAGGCCGACTGGGCGAAATCGTGCGCCGACAGGGCGATCCGGCGTTCGGGCTTCGGAAGCCCCAGCCCCGAGCGCATGGCGCGGGACAGGAAGGGGTCGACGGCCGCCGCCTGGGGCCAGACCCCTTCTTCCAGGCCCGCCAGGACCAGGCGATCGGCGCGCGCCATCCGCGCCTCCATGGCGCCCAGTATGCGCAGTCGGGGGTGGGTGGCCCGGCTCGCGCGGACGCTCTCCCCTGCCATCACCGCCTCCAGCAGTTCGCCGAAGGCCCGGACCGACAGGGCGGGACTGGCGTCGCCCTCCTCGATCAGGGCGCCCAGAAGGCGGGCTGCGGCGTCCCCGTCGGGCCCGGCCCAGAGGTCCCCGGTCCCGCCTTCGGGGCGCCGGCAAAGGGCTTCCAGCAGCTCCACGAGACGCCGGCCCCAGCCAGAGGCGTCGAGGTGTGCGTCGACGTCCGCAACAGGCGCGGGGAAGAGGTCCTGGAGATCCTGGGCCAGGCGGATGGCCTCGGGAACCGGATGCTTCACGCCCTCCGCCCGGGTCCGGATGCGCGCCAGGGTGTCCGGCCGGGGGCCACGCAGGGCGTCCCGCTCCAGGGCGTCGCGGGCGAAGGCGAGGTCGGCCTCCGTCCGTCCCAGCCGGACCCGCGGATGCTTCAACAGCGCCAGGAGGACGGAGGGCTTGGCGGGGTCCGCCAGGGCCTGGGCGGCCTGCAGGGTCAGGACCGCACAGGGGAACCGGGCCAGGGGCTCCCCCGCCGAGGCGTCGGCGACGATCCCCCAGCGGGCCAGGCGTGCGGCGACCCGGCGGGCGAGGTCGGCGTCCGGCGTCACCAGGGCGGCGGTCCGGCCCGGGGTCTCCAGGGTCTCGCGCAGCAGGAGGGCGGCGGACAGGGCGCAGGCCTCGACATCCCGGGCGCCCGCCACGGTCAGGCCGGCGAGCCCCCGCTCGATCCCGTTGACGCCCAGGCCGCCCGTGTCGTCGATGGCGGCGCGCCAGTCCGAGGTCCGGTCCGCGGGCCTCAGGGCCAGGCTGATGACCTTGCGCCGGTCCGCGCCGGCGACCGGGACATCCGGCGTTTCCGGCCAGTCCCGCACGTCGTACGCAGCGACGCCAGCCTGGAGGAGCAGGTCCCGCAGCATGGCCTGGGGATGCTGGTCGTCGATCCCCTCGGGTTCGGCGACCCCGGGTATCGGGTCGCAGTCCAGGCCGGGCAGGACGACGGCGCCCCGGGGCGCCTCGGCGATGACCTTCAGCAGGCGGGCGGTGGCCTTGACCGATCCGGTGGATCCGGCGGCGATCAGGAACCCTTCCGGCGGCGTCTCCGACCACTTTTCCGCCAAGGCGTTGAGCAACTGGACCCTGCGGGCCGATACGTCCTGCAGCCCAAGCTCACGCAGCCGCTGGGGCCACCGGGCGAGGGCGCCCTCCAGGAAGTCGAGGGAGACCTGCCAGTGCGCCGCCATGTCCAGGGTGGCGAGGCCAGCCAGGTTGTCGCCGGTGACCTCCTCGATCTGCAGGCTGTCGAAGAAGCCGCCCAGGGCGTCCGCCAGGCCCAGGGCCTCGGTGGGTCCCGGGCTGCGGCCGAGGGCCGGCGAAAGCTCGCTGACCAGCCGCAGCAGTTCGAACCGGCGGCGGACAGGGGTGATCGCCGGGGGCAGGTCCAGGGCGATGTCGCCGGGCTCGAAGGGCGCCTCGCCCGCCTCCAGGTCGCCCAGCGGGCGGATCCGGGGCGGCAGGAGGGCGGGGGCGTCCCCGGCCCTGCGCAGGAAGGCCTCGGTCAGCAGGCGCACGGCCCGGCGGTTCGGGGTCAGGACCACGGCGTCGGCCAGGGCCTCGGGGCCGCCCTCCCGGGTCAGGTCCAGGAGGCCCGTCGCCAGGTCGTCCAGGAAGGGTCGGTCAGCCGGGATGTTGAACCAGCGCGGGCCGGGCGTTTCGAAGAACCAGCCGCTCATCGGGACAGCAGGGCCTCGGCCTCGTCGCGCGCCGCGGGATCGCCGACGTGCAGCCAGAAGGCGTCCATGACCACGCCCGCCAGCCGCCCCTGCGCCTGCAGCCGCCACCAGACCGGCAGGATGGAAAAGGCCCCTTCGGGCTCGTCATCCAGGACCTCGGGCTTGAGAATCTGGAAGCCGATATTGGCGAGGGGCGCCGGGTTGGCGTCATCCGCCGAGTGGGTCAGCCGGCCCTCGGCGTCCATGAAGAAGCCCCTCGGTCCCTCGAAGCCGATGCCCTGCCCCCGGGGGGTCAGGAGCAGGAGGAGATCCATGCGCTCCGGGTCCCAGGCCGCCTTCATCCGCTCCAGGGGCGGCGTCGCGCCGCCCATCCAGAGGGAGTCGATATTGGCCACGAAGATGGGTTCGCGGCCCAGCAGGGGCAGGGCGTTGCGGATGCCGCCGCCGGAATCCAGCAGGGCCGCGCGCTCGTTGGCGATGACGATCTCCAGGTCGGTCCGCCCGGCGAGGTGGGCCTCCATATGGTCGGCGAAATGGTGGACGTTCACCACCGCCTTGCGCACGCCGGCCTCGACCAGGCGGTCGAGGACCCGGTCGATCAGGGTCCGCCCCGCCACCTCCACCAGGGCCTTGGGCCGGGTGTCGGTAAGGGGCCGCATGCGGGTGCCGAGACCCGCGGCCAGGACCATGGCGCTGGTCGGGCCGGTCATCGGCGGGCGTCCGCGGGGACGCAGGCGTCGAGCCAGGCGCGCAGGTCCGACAGGCCCGGGTCAGCGAGGCAGGCGTCGAGATAGCCCCACATGCGCGGCAGGAAGGCCTCGTACCTTGGCCGGCCGTCGCGGACCACAAGCCGGGCGAAGACCCCGATGATCCGGCAGATGTTCAGGGCGCCCAGGGCGTGGAAGTCGGAAGCGATAGGCAGTTCGTCTGCATAACGGGAGCGTTCGATGTAGCGTCCCAGGAGGGTGTCGGAGAGGGTCCTGGAGACGTCCCGGCGGGCGTCGTGCAGGAGCATGGAGAGGTCCCAGGCGGGATGGGCCAGGACCGCGTCCTGGAAATCCACCATCCCGACCCGGGCGGGGCCCTCCCGGTCCGGCAGCCAGATCAGGTTCTCGACGTGGTAGTCGCGGTGGCAGAAGACCCGGGCCCCCGCCTCGCCCCGTTCCAGGATGGGGCGCCAGAGGCTCGACCAGTCCCGGCGGGCGGCGGCGTCCACGCGGACCCCGGGCCGCAGGGCGGGCAGCCAGTCCGGCAGCAGGTCGGCGGCGGTCTCCAGGGCCAGGGCG
The sequence above is a segment of the Phenylobacterium parvum genome. Coding sequences within it:
- a CDS encoding nucleotidyltransferase family protein, producing MTGPTSAMVLAAGLGTRMRPLTDTRPKALVEVAGRTLIDRVLDRLVEAGVRKAVVNVHHFADHMEAHLAGRTDLEIVIANERAALLDSGGGIRNALPLLGREPIFVANIDSLWMGGATPPLERMKAAWDPERMDLLLLLTPRGQGIGFEGPRGFFMDAEGRLTHSADDANPAPLANIGFQILKPEVLDDEPEGAFSILPVWWRLQAQGRLAGVVMDAFWLHVGDPAARDEAEALLSR
- the addA gene encoding double-strand break repair helicase AddA, translated to MTTDPVSPQARAANPRLSAFVTANAGSGKTKTLIDRVARLLLAGASPDEILCVTYTKAAAAEMQNRLFELLGDWSVRKDPELRVQLADLEGRASSDYGAEELSAARALFARALETPGGLRIQTLHAFCEKLLRRFPLEAGISPGFEVLDDLAAAQLAKSARLGLALQVLKGEGRIAEAYARLSVDMAFDAFESLFDDFTARAGELRAAIDSAGAAGGLEAVVWTTLAGSPEPLDPDAARAELEDMSAGPSPETWLAIADAMSQSKTSKGEVADAGKLRACAGKPDFEAVRGLLVTKTWTVKTWPASSPNLKRFPHIVELLQAEAERLVGLEMRRRAAEAGRRTLDILLLAEAWLTAYAIEKAHSGKLDFGDLIDRTLALTRDSQMAAWVLFKLDQGLAHVLVDEAQDTSPAQWSILRQLTEDFFAGAGQAGKEGALRRSLFVVGDQKQSIYSFQGASPERLELEFGHHSQRALAAGAAFERIELAVSWRSTRQVLGFVDAVYADPDLSQGLMTGRADPDATLRHEARREDDGCIDLWDLVEPPEKTERKAWEAPPDTPDRDSASRELARRIAREIAGIVTRGEAVGDKKSGGKRPARWGDFLILVRRRGRLFDEVILELKRQGVPVGGADRLKLAEHILFDDLRAMVRFALYPGDDLTLAALLRSPFCDVSDESLYALAYQRPETRLWDALMARTQAGAPDAGRTEWAQARQVLAPVLAAAGQSPYDFIVGRLESAGPCGRTQRQRLLTRLGREAEEALGVFLEKTLELEQSGVRDLEAFAAALDSLKVDVKRETEAEAADEVRVMTAHGAKGLEAPVIILPDTTFSDSDGAGLARAGDGTFLWLGAKNDDCQAQTDARALRKAAADQELQRLLYVALTRARDRLIVCGAMPGNRSSDNPPGWWGVMDAVFAVRLAGRFRRIAGEDFGYRRFGEDPEVLGQAATAPEAARAPPPAWLSRPARPEPLARLASPSDLGDSAPVAAVSPLAGAAGMGRFRRGELIHRLLQVLPDLPGPARPDAARRLLAKEAGLTDAQAEEMAKAALGVLEHPDFSFLFGPGSRAEAAIVGGSGLLPPGVRISGRIDRLVVRPDEVLFADFKTNRPAPASIVAADPAYLRQLSMYWAVLGELYPGRPVRAALVWTDGPLLTPAPEDLLREALDRLHRET
- the addB gene encoding double-strand break repair protein AddB, whose translation is MSGWFFETPGPRWFNIPADRPFLDDLATGLLDLTREGGPEALADAVVLTPNRRAVRLLTEAFLRRAGDAPALLPPRIRPLGDLEAGEAPFEPGDIALDLPPAITPVRRRFELLRLVSELSPALGRSPGPTEALGLADALGGFFDSLQIEEVTGDNLAGLATLDMAAHWQVSLDFLEGALARWPQRLRELGLQDVSARRVQLLNALAEKWSETPPEGFLIAAGSTGSVKATARLLKVIAEAPRGAVVLPGLDCDPIPGVAEPEGIDDQHPQAMLRDLLLQAGVAAYDVRDWPETPDVPVAGADRRKVISLALRPADRTSDWRAAIDDTGGLGVNGIERGLAGLTVAGARDVEACALSAALLLRETLETPGRTAALVTPDADLARRVAARLARWGIVADASAGEPLARFPCAVLTLQAAQALADPAKPSVLLALLKHPRVRLGRTEADLAFARDALERDALRGPRPDTLARIRTRAEGVKHPVPEAIRLAQDLQDLFPAPVADVDAHLDASGWGRRLVELLEALCRRPEGGTGDLWAGPDGDAAARLLGALIEEGDASPALSVRAFGELLEAVMAGESVRASRATHPRLRILGAMEARMARADRLVLAGLEEGVWPQAAAVDPFLSRAMRSGLGLPKPERRIALSAHDFAQSACAPEVFLLHARRRRGAPALESRWLWRLRTLAKGAGLVLPGRPDLETLADAADAPGAFAPAPRPAPRPPLAARPRKLAVTRIETLVRDPYAVWARDILRLYPMDRPDAPIDVRLRGTAIHSALEAFVEAYPGALPDTAEAHLDALYLKALADQGMDPSGLARETALSREIASWMVATERERRSDGRRIVVEQEGAHSFMSPGGAFTFTAKADRIEIGPGAVGRILDYKTGAPPSTKMVAAGFSPQLTLSGAILMSGGFASLGVLRPEELAYVQVTGRRPAGVIKSALGEKEAPSDAVAAALEGLKAVIARFDDPATTYLSRTAPASVKLYASDYDHLARVREWTSIGGEAET
- the amgK gene encoding N-acetylmuramate/N-acetylglucosamine kinase AmgK, whose protein sequence is MTAERDALKDAFLAQAGLAGARRERLAGDASTRAYERLYLAGGGRRIFMDQPPVESAPCPPDADEGARRALGYNAMARLAAGRVDAFVAVAGWLNQAGLSAPRVEAFDAGQGLAVMEDLGDDLFGTLIAGGADEGPLYEAALDALIHMQDQPVARRLGADAGLDWPLLTYDALALETAADLLPDWLPALRPGVRVDAAARRDWSSLWRPILERGEAGARVFCHRDYHVENLIWLPDREGPARVGMVDFQDAVLAHPAWDLSMLLHDARRDVSRTLSDTLLGRYIERSRYADELPIASDFHALGALNICRIIGVFARLVVRDGRPRYEAFLPRMWGYLDACLADPGLSDLRAWLDACVPADARR